GCGGTGGTCGAAGGTGAAGCCGGGAAGTTCCTCCGCCGCGGATTCCGTGGTGGCGTCCTTCTCCGCCACCGCCGGATGCGCGACGCGGTGGCAGGCGCGGTCCCACGTGCAGTCGGGGTCCGAGTGGTTCCAGAGCAGGCCCAGCGTGCCTCCATGTACGAGCACACGAGCGATCTCGGCGCACGCCGGATCCCGATCGAACCAGTGGAACGCCTGCGCGACGGTGACGGCGTCCACTGACGAGTCCGGCAGCGGAATGCTCTCGGCACCCGCGCCGATCGCCTCGACGTCGGGAAGCTTCGCGCGCAGCACCTCGAGCATCGACTCGGACGGCTCGACAGCGATCACCCTGTCGGCACGAGCCGGCAGCAGCGCGGTGAACTTGCCGGTGCCGGCGCCGAGGTCGAGCACCGCACTCACCTTGATCGGAAGGATCTCGAGTGCGGCAGCATCCGGGAACCCCGGTCGGAACCGGTCGTAGTCCTCTCCGATGTTCTCGAACGACTTCGCCAGCTGCTGCTTCTGCATGCTACGACGCTAACAGCAGCGCGCCACGCGCTACGCGAGCTCGATGAGGTCCTGGTACTCCTGGCTCCAGATGTCTTCGACGCCATCGGGCAGGATCAGCACGCGCTCGGGGTTCAGCGACTGCACGGCCCCCGGGTCGTGCGAGACGAGCACCACGGCACCCTCGTAATGCGCCAGGGCGTCGAGGATCTCCTCGCGCGACGCAGGGTCGAGGTTGTTCGTGGGCTCGTCGAGCAGCAGCAGATTCGCGGATGACACGACCAGGGTCGCCAGCGAGAGTCGAGTCTTCTCACCACCGGAGAGGACCCCGGCGGGCTTCAGCACGTCGTCACCCGTGAACAGGAACGAACCCAGCACGCGGCGCGCCTCCATCTCGGTGATGTGCGGTGCAGCCGAAACCATGTTCTGGAGGACCGACCGCTCCACGTCGAGGTTCTCGTGCTCCTGCGCGTAATAGCCGATCTTCACACCGAAGCCGGGCTGCAGTTCGCCGGTGTCGGGTTCGTCGACGCCCGCGAGCATACGGAGCAGTGTGGTCTTTCCCGCACCGTTGAGTCCGAGCACGACGACCTTCGAACCGCGGTCGATCGCGAGGTCGACGTCCGTGAAGATCTCCAGCGAACCGTAAGACTTCGACAGGCCCGTCGCCATCATCGGCGTCTTACCGCACGGAGCGGGCTTCGGGAAACGCAGCTTGGCCACGCGGTCGACTTCGCGCACGTCATCCAGACCGGCGAGCATCTTCTCTGCACGCGCCACCATCTGGTGCGCGGCGGCGGCCTTCGACGCCTTTGCCCCGAAGCGAGCGGCCTGCTGCTGCAGCGTCGTCGCCTTCTTCTCGACGTTCGCGCGCTCCTTCTTGCGGCGCTCCTCGTCGGCGACCCGCTGACGAAGGTAGTTCTTCCAGTTCATGTTGTAGATGTCGATGTTCTGACGGTTCGCGTCGAGGTAGAAGACGCGGTTCACCGTCTCGCCGACGAGTTCGACGTCGTGACTGATCACGATCAGCCCGCCCTTGTAGTTCTTGAGGAACTCACGCAGCCACACGACGCTGTCGGCGTCGAGGTGGTTCGTCGGCTCATCGAGGATCATCGTCTCGGCGTCGGAGAACAGGATGCGCGCGAGCTCGATGCGTCGGCGCTGACCGCCGGAGAGGGTCGAGAGCGGCTGATCGAGGATGCGGTCGGGCAGCGAGAGGTTGTTGGCGATGGATGCTGCCTCCGCTTCGGCCGCGTAGCCGCCGAGTCCCTCGAACTGCTCGGTGAGGTTGCCGAATCGGCGCATGGCCTTGTCGGCGACCTTCGGGTCGTCAGAAGCCATGTCCTCGGCGGCCTTGGTCATACCCAGCTGTATCGTGCCGAGGCCACGGGCATCGAGAATGCGGGTGCGCGCGAGCATCTCAGGGTCACCGGTGCGGGGGTCCTGAGGAAGGTAGCCGAGCTCGCCCGACTTCGTCACTTTGCCGTCCGAGGGCAGCAGATCACCTGCGAGCACCTTCGTGAGTGTGGTCTTGCCGGCGCCGTTGCGTCCGACCAGCCCGATCTTGTCGCCGTCGGAGACGCGGAACGACACGCCGTCCATGAGGAGGCGGGCGCCAACGCGAATCTCGAGGTCGTGCACGGCAAGCACAGCGATAGTCCATTTCGTCAGGGTGGGATGGGGCGGCCCGCAGCATGCGGAGACACGGGGCCAGCCTCTCAGTATAGGTCGGGCCGCCTGTCAGGACGCCCACAGGAGCGTGTACAAGACACCCCTGCAGTATGACGAGGTCGATACCTGAGGGTGATGTGTGCCAACCCGGCCGATACGTACGTTCTACGAGTGGACATCATCAACGACCTCATCCTCCAAGCCGCAGCCTCACCATGGCTCTACCTCGTGATGTTCGCGACAGCCGTGATCGATGGCTTCTTCCCTCCCATTCCGAGTGAGACCGTGCTCGTCGCTGCGGCCGCGGTCGCGGCATCCACCGGCGAGACGAACGTGCCGTTGCTGATCGCCGTCGCGGCACTCGGAGCGATGATCGGCGACAACATCGCCTACGCGATCGGTCGTTCTGTCGGCACTACCCGATTCGCGTGGATGCGTCGTCCGAAGGTGGCTGCAGCATTCGATCGCGCACAGCGCACACTTTCACGCAGCGGTGCGCCGCTCATCCTCGGAGCCCGCTACATCCCGGTCGGGCGCGTCGCGGTGAACATGTCTGCGGGAGCCCTCGGATACTCATGGCGCCGTTTTCTGCCGCTCAGCATTCTCGGCGGCGTGACGTGGGCTGCCTACAGCGCCGGTATCGGACTGCTCGCCGGCCACTGGCTCGAGGATCAGCCGCTTCTCAGCGCGGTCTTCGGGGTCGCCTTCGCGCTGGTGCTGGGCTTCGTGATCGATCGTGTGGCAACTGCCATCCGCCGGCGGCGCACCGGTGGTGCGCAGGAATCAGGGCTTCACTCCGAAGGTGACGTGCGCGCCGCCGATCCGGCCGGGGTGGCAGGATGACTCCCATGAAGGACGCCCGGCGCGACAAGCGCGAGAAGCGCGCCAGTCGCGAGAACGCGCCTCGCCGCCATCCGCTGCCACGCGATCGCCGCACCATCATGATCGTGATACTCGCGGTCATCGCGGTCACGCTCTACTCGGTCATCGTCCCTGTGCACGCGACGATCTACGCAAGCTCCGTTCCGGTGACGATGCTGCTCGCCGCCGCCGCGATCGCCGCGCCCCTCGTCAGCGTCCGATACCCGATCCTGGCGATCATCATGTTCGCCGTCGCATCGCTGCTCATCCCCCTCACCATCAGCCGGGATGCGACTCTTCAGGCGCCATGGCCGTGGTCGGTGCCGATGCTCATCGCCTTCGCCGTCACTGTCGCCGCCATCACCTTCCAGCACGGCTGGCGACGCGGACTGATCATGTTCGCATCCGGCACGGCCTCAGGACTCATCGCGTCCATGATGCTGCCGACCGTGCCGAGTGCGAACTCGCTGATCGTCACCACGTCGGTCGTCGGCGGACTCTATCTGATCGCTGTGCTGCTCGCCGGTCGACTGCGACTGGGCGACGAGCTCACTCGCCAACGCGCGCACACCGCCGAGGAACAGGCCCGGCGGGAACTCGTTGAGGAACGCACCCGAATCGCCAGGGAGCTCCACGATGTGGTCGCGCACAGCATGTCCGTCATCCAGGTGCAGGCCTCCACCGCGCGCTACCGGTTGCCGAATCTCGCCGCCGACGTGGCCTCCGAGTTCGATGATCTGGCGGCCACCGCCCGAACATCCCTCACCGAGATGCGGCGGCTGCTCGGTGTGCTGCGCACAGAGGACCAGACCGTGGAACTCGCCCCCCAGCAGGGCATCGAGGACATTCCGGCGCTCGTCGACAGCATTCGACGGGCCGGAGTGGACGTCGGGCTGGAGCTGGTCACGGCAGACGTCTCCGAAATGCCGGCAGGCGTGCAGATCGCCGCGTTCCGCATCGTTCAGGAAGCGCTGAGCAATGCCGTGAGACACGCCCCCGGCTCTCGCATCTCGGTTCGCGTCCGCACCGACGAGAGAGCGGTGCACCTCAGAGTGCACAACACCGCGGCGACTCGGGAGGTCCCGAGCGCAGTTCAGTCCACGGGGCACGGACTACGCGGCATGCGGGAACGTGTCGCACTCGTCGACGGTACTCTGGAGGCCGATCCGGATGCGGACGGGGGCTGGACGGTCGCTGCCGAGCTTCCTTGGACGTCGAAGCAGGAGAGCGTGTGACGATCGAAGTACTCATCGCCGATGACCAGGCGATGGTTCGCGCCGGCTTCGCGGCGCTGCTCGACGCTCACGACGGCATCACGGTGACGGGCCAAGCTGCGGACGGCGCCGAGGCCGTGACGCTCGCTGCCAGGCTCGCCCCCGACGTCATCTTGATGGACGTGCGGATGCCGGAACTCGACGGCATCGAAGCGACCAGGCGGATCCTCGGGCCTGCGTATCCGGCCGCCAAGGTTCCCCGAATCCTGATGCTCACGACGTTCGACATCGACGACTACGTGTACGACGCTCTGCAGGCCGGGGCCAGCGGCTTCCTCTTGAAGGACGCCCTGCCGGAAGAGCTCGTGCACGCCGTCCGCGTCATCGCCGCCGGCGACGCGCTGCTGTCACCGAGCGTGACCCGACGGATGATCGCGCAGTTCGCGGCGCAGAAGCCGCGTACGACGGCATCCGGAAACCTGCTCGCTGAACTCACCGATCGCGAACGAGAAGTTCTCGTCCTCATCGGACAGGGTCGCTCGAACAATGAGATCGCCGCGTCCCTGTTCATCGCCGAGCAGACCGTGAAGACGCACGTCGGCAAAGTGCTCGCGAAGATCGGCGCGAGAGACCGCGTGCAGGCCGTGATCTTCGCCTACGACACGGGACTCGCCGAGCCGGCCTGACGCCCCTACCCCGGTAGGGGCCACGACGACCCCGCGGGGTGATGTGGCCCGCCCCACCCGCTGCATAACCTCCTCGAACACCCACCGAGGAGGAACTCATGGCCATCGCGGAACTGCGATCCACCATCACCGCCACTGCGGCGCGCGACACCGGCATCGACTTCGTACGAGCGCTGTGCGTGCTCGGCGTCGTGGTGCTGCACTCGCTGATGGTGGGAGTCACGGTGACCGACACCGGTCCCCTGTTCGCCAATGCGAGCGACGGGTCATGGTGGATCACACCGCTCAGCTGGGTGCTGCAGGTGATGCCCCTGTTCTTCGTGATCGGCGGGTTCGCCGGCTACACGTCACTCCTGCGTGCACAGCAGCGGGGCGGGACAGCGAGAGAGTTCGTGGCGGCACGCATCCACCGCCTGGTCCTGCCGGCCGTCGTCACGATCGGTGTCGTCGGCGTCGCCTTGACGGTGCTGCTCGCCAACGGGGTTCCCGCTGATCTGGTTGCCACCGCGGGCTACCGCTACGGACAGCCTCTCTGGTTCCTCGGCGTCTTCCTGCTGTGCCAGGTTCTGCTGCCGTTGTTCGCCGCGGCCCATCGACGCGCACCGTGGATCACAATCGGCCTGCTGGTCGCGGCGGCCGTTGCTGTCGACGCCGTGCGTGACGCGACCGGCATCGACGGTGTCGGATTCGTGAATCTCGCATTCGTCTGGCTCGCGCTGCAGCAACTGGGCTTCTTCTTCGCGGACGGACGGATCGATTCCCTCACCCGTCGCACCCGGACCGTGATCGGCGTCGCAGCGGTCGCTGCGCTGGTGGCCACGTTCGTCACCGGCGTGTACTCCCCTGACCTGATCGCGAACATCAATCCGCCCACCACGTCGCTGCTGCTCGTGGGCGTTGCGCACACGATGGTGCTCTCGCTGATGCGCGACCGCTTGGCGGCGTGGAGCACGCGCCCCCTGCCAACCAGGTTCCGTACCTTCGTCACTCCTCGCGCGATGACGATCTACCTCTGGCACATGCCGGTGCTCCTCGCAATGGCGGGCGCCTCTGCCGTGTTCTCGTTGACGACGGGCATGGCTCTGCCAACGCCCAGCAGCTTCGAGTGGTGGATGACGAGACCGCTGTGGCTCGTGACAGTCGTGGCGCTGACGGCGGGCCTCGCCCTCCTGCTCGCCGGGATCGAGGCACGGCGCATCCCCACGCCCACTCGCTCCGCAAAACGTCTGTTCGCGGCAAGCGCGATCGGCACGTTGGCGATCGTGGGGCTGCTCGTCGTCGGCACAACGCCGATGACCGCCATGATCGCGGTGGCTCTGCTCATCACCTCACTGCGGCTCTCGCGGCCTCGTCACGGCCTTTCAGCAGCGTGGCCGAGCCGCAGGCCGGGGAGCGACGCGACGAGTGCCAGAGCGATGCAGAACACGTAGACCACAGGGAACGCGTGCACGCCGCCTCCCAGAGTCGCCACAGCGAGTCCGGCCAGCGCGACCGCGACAGCCGAACCGGTGGCATCCGAGATGGAGAGGGCTGAGGAATTGAAGCCCTCAGTCCCCGGCACCGAGTACGCCAGCGTGAGCACGGTGAGACGCGGGTAGATCAGGCCCATACCGCCTCCGGCGAGTCCCCACCCCACGACGATCACGATCGGCGATGCGTTCGTGAGAGCCGTCACCAGCACGGCGAGAAGTGCGACGAGGATCAAGGCGATGCTGATCACCGCGATCCGCCGATTGCCGAGCAATTCGCCGTATCTCCCTTGAAGTGCGGATCCACCCGCCCAGGCGAACGCCGCCAGCATCAGCGCGACACCCGCCCACGTCGGTGAGAACCCGAACTGCTCCATCAGCAGATACGGGATGTACGCCTCGGCGGCGAAGAACGCTCCGGCGATGATTCCGCGCACGAGCACGACGCTCGGCAGCCCGCGTGCGGAACGCAGTGTGCCTCTGGGAAGCAGCTTCACCACCGCGAATCCGATGACGAGCACCGCTGACGCTGCGACGGGCCAACCCGCATTCGGCGACAGGTCTGCGGACAGACCGACGCTCACAGCAGCCAGGGCGACGATGAAGGCGAGCAGCAGTCTCACCGGCGCTCCCCCGCCGCTCGAGGCATCCCCATCACCCAGATCGACACCGTGCAGCCGCACAGCGATCAGGACGAAGGCGATCAGCGTGAGGACCGCGACGCCGAGGAAGGCCCAACGCCAGTCCAGGAACTCGGCGACCGCGCCAGCGAGGAACGGCCCGATCATCGACGGCACCACCCATGCGGCAGCGAATGCTGCGAAGATCCGGCCGTGGAGGTGCGCTGGATACAGGCGCGCGACGACCACGTACAGCGCGACCGTCTGACCGCCGGCGCCCAGTCCCTGCACGAGTCGGCCGATCAGGAACTGTTCCATCGTGAACGCGAATCCGGAGATGACGAGCCCGACGACGAAGAGCGACACGGCGGCGTACAGGGCGCCGCGCGGCCCTCGGGCATCCGACCATGCACCGCAGGCGACCATGCCGATCACGCTTGTCGCGAGTGTTCCCGCGAAGGCCACTGCGAAGAGCGCCTGCCCGTCGAGCGCCTCGCTCACCACAGGCATGACGGTGGTCACGGCCAGCGCTTCGATCGCGCCGAGGAAGATCAGCGCGGTGGCACCCACTGTCACCCAGATGCGCTCCCGATCCCAGATCGAGACCGCACTGACGTCGGTCATGCGCCGCGCAGCGCAGCGATGCGCATGACGGCGTCTGTGAGCACTTCGGGGCTGGTGCCGAAGTTGAGACGTACGTGACCGGCGCCTTCAGCACCGAAAGCCGGCCCGTAGTGCAGCGCGACTCTGGCTTCACGAAGAATCCGCTTGGCGGGATTCTCACCCCACCCGAGGTCCGTCATGTCGATCCACGCGAGGTATCCGGCGTCCGGGATCCGGTAGTGCGCGCCGGGAAGGTTCTCGGCGAGCAGATCGGTGAGAAGACGCCTGTTCTCATCGAGTGTCGTGAGCAGCCCGTCGAGCCATTCGTCGCTCTCCTCGCCGAATGCCGCCACGGCGGCGAGAAGCCCGAACTGTCCTGTTCGCCACTCGACTTCGACCGGCAGAGATCGCACCACGCCCGTCGGGCCGTCGGATGCCGTGACCATCAACGCGCACTTCAGCCCGGCGAGGTTGAACGCTTTGCTCGCACTGACGACGGCGTAGCCGACCTCGCGTGCAGCATCCGAGATCGCGAGGAAAGGCGTGAATCCTGTACCAGGCTGCGCGAGAGGCGCGTGGATCTCGTCCGAGACGACCGCGGCGCCATGAGCGGCAGCGAGTTCCGCGAGTGCGGCGAGCGAGGCCGCAGAGTGCACGGTGCCGGTCGGATTATGCGGGCTGCAGAGCAGCACGGCGCGAGCACCGTCCTCGAGCGCGGCGTCGACGCCGTCGAGGTCGATCTCCCACGCTGTTCCGGTGTCACGCAGCGGAACGCGCTCGATGACCGCGCCGGCTTCCTCGACGAGGTCGTAGAACGGCGGGTAGACCGGCGGCATCACGATCACGCCGTCGCCGGGCGCGGTCACTCGGCGGAGGATCTCCACGATGCCCATGCTGACATCGGCGGTGGAGCGCATGCGCGCCGGATCGGGTGTCCAATCGAACCGACGCCGCGCGAACCCCGCATACGCGCCGGGGAGAGGCGTCCGAGAAGCGACGTAACCCGTGTCGCCCGTCGCCACCGCACGCTCCAGCGCCCGTGTGATGGCAGGCGCCAACGGGAAATCCGTCTCCGCGACGAACAGCGGCAGCACATCGGCTGGGTACTCGCGCCACTTCTCGCTGGTGCGCTCACGGAGCGCCGCCAGCGGAAGCGCGTGAACCGGCGTACTCACCGTGGTGCTAGATGGCGAAGCCGAGCGCGCGCATCATGTCGCGCCCGTCATCAGTGATCTTCTCGGGACCCCACGGCGGCATCCACACCCAGTTGATCCGGAAGCGGTCGACCACAGCATCCAGCGCCTGAGCCGTCTGCTCCTCGAGCACGTCGGTGAGCGGGCAGCCGGCGCTGGTGAGCGTCATGTGGATCACGAGAGCGTCGTTCTCGTCGTCCCAGGCGAGGTCGTAGATGAGTCCGAGGTCGACGACGTTGATCCCGAGCTCGGGATCCATCACGTCCTTGAGAGCCTCGGTGACCTCGTCGAACTTCTCCGGGGCTAGAGTCGCGGTCATGCGATCAGCCTACGCCTCGATCGGGGCTGCGGGGTTAAGGAATCTGTCGTATCCCTCGTCCTCGAGCCGGTCGGCGAGTTCTGGTCCACCCTCTTCGAGGATCTTGCCCGCGACGATGACGTGCACGAAGTCGGGGCGGATGTAGCGGAGGATGCGCGTGTAGTGCGTGATCAGCAGCACGCCGAGACCGGTGGCCTCCTTGGCGCGGTTGACACCCTCGGACACGATCTTCAACGCGTCGACGTCAAGACCGGAGTCGGTCTCGTCGAGGATCGCGAACTTCGGCTTGAGCACCTCGAGCTGGAGAATCTCGTGACGCTTCTTCTCACCACCGGAGAAGCCCTCGTTGACATTGCGCTGCGCGAACTTCGGGTCCATCCGCAGGTTCGACATGGCGCCCTTGACGTCCTTGGTCCACGACCGGATCGGCGGGGCCTCGCCGTCGAGCGCGGTCTTCGCGGTGCGCAGGAAGTTGGTCACTGTGACACCGGGGATCTCCACCGGGTACTGCATCGCGAGGAAGAGGCCGGCGCGGGCGCGCTCGTCGACGGTCATCGCGAGGACGTCCGCCCCGTCGAATGTGATCGATCCGCTCGTGACGGTGTACTTGGGGTGGCCGGCGATCGTGTACGCCAGTGTGGACTTTCCTGAGCCGTTGGGGCCCATGATGGCGTGGGTCTCACCAGCGTTCATGGTGAGGGTGATGCCATTGAGGATCGGGGTCGTCCCGGCCTCGGTGTCGACCGTGACGTGCAGGTCGCGGATCTCGAGAACAGACATTCAGACTTCCTTAGTTACGGTCGGATCGATGAGCACGTCGTCGCCGTCGATATCGACGACGTAGACCGGTACGGGCTCATATGCGGGGAGATTCTGGGGGATGCCGGTGCGCAGCGAGAACGCCGAGCCGTGGGCCCAGCATTCCAGCGTGTCGCCCTCGACGAAGCCTTCGGAGAGCGAGATCTCGCCGTGCGTGCAGGTGTCGCCGATGGCGTGCACCTCACCAGCGGAATCGAGTACGACGGCCATCGGGACGCCGTCGAGCTCCACCCGCAGCGGGGTGTCCTGCTCGAGTTCGCTCAGACCGCAGGCGCGCTGCGCGCTCATGCGCTCACCGCCGCGAGTTCGACCTCGATCGCAGCGAGGAGTTCCTCTTCGAGGGCAGGGATGCCGAGTCGCTGCACGACGTCGGTGAGGAAGCCGAGCACGACCAGGCGGCGCGCCTCTTCCTCTGTAATCCCTCGTGCCTGCAGATAGAACAGCTGCTCGTCGTCGAAACGACCCGTCGCGCTGGCGTGTCCGGCGCCGAGGATGTCACCCGTCTCGATCTCCAGGTTCGGGATCGAGTCGGCCCGAGCACCCTCGGTGAGAACCAGGTTGCGGTTCGCCTCGTATGAGTCGGTGCCGGTGGCGTTCGCGCCGATCAGCACGTCGCCGATCCACACGCTGTGGGCGTTCTCGCCCTGCAGCGCGCCCTTGTAGAGCACGTCGCCCTTCGTGTGTGCGCCCTTGTGGTGCAGGTAGACCTGGCTCTCCAGGTGCTGCCCGGCGTCAGCGTACGAGAGACCGTAGAGGTACCCCTCTGAGCCGTTGCCCGCGAGTTCGACGTTCGGGTTCACGCGGACGAGTCCGCCGCCGAAGCTGATCACGAAGTGCTTGAGCACCGCATCGTTGTCGACGCGTGCCTGGTGCGACGCGGCGTGCACGGCGTCGTCGTCCCATCGCTGCACAGACACGACCGTCAGCCGCGATCCGGCACGAGCGATGATCTCGACGTTCTGCGCGTACTGGACCGCACCGCGGTGGCGGAGGATCACCGTCGCCGAGCTGTGCTCCAGTGCCTCGATCACGATGTGGGCGTCGGCGCGCTTCTCCGCGCCCTGCCCGGTGATCGTGACGAGGATCGGCTCTGCGACCTCCTCATCGCGCGGGATTCGCACGTGAAGAGCCTCGCTCGTGCCCTGCCATGCGATGGCCGACACGACGTCCTCGGAGAGGAAGTGCTCTCCACGCGGAGCTGTTCCCGCAGCGAGGGGCGCTGCGATGTACTGCTCCCCCGCCGTGATCTCGTAGTCCACACCGTCGTTCTCCGAAGCGACGGTGAGCAGTCCGGCGATGCGATCGACGGGCGTGTGCTTCCAGTTCACCTCGCGGCCGGTCGGTGTGCCGAAATCGCCGGGCTCGAAAGAGCGCGGGCGTGCGGATCGGGTCTGCACAGGGACGAATCCAGCATCCGCCACTCGGGCGGCAGGGTCGATGTGCGCGTTCGTAGGCTGCGCCTCGCTGGGCGCTGTCGTCGAGGCCGCCATTTAGCCGACCGATCCTTCCATGCCCATTTCGATGAGCTTGTTCAGTTCCATGGCGTACTCCATCGGCAGTTCACGTGCGATCGGCTCGATGAAGCCGCGCACGATCATCGCCATCGCTTCGTCTTCCGGCATCCCTCGGGACTGCAGGTAGAAGAGCTGCTCTTCGCTGACCTTCGACACAGTGGCCTCGTGCCCGAGCTGAACGTCATCCACACGGATGTCGATCGCGGGGTACGTGTCGGAGCGCGATTTGGTGTCGACGAGAAGAGCGTCGCAGCGCACAGTGTTCGCGGAGTGATGCGCATTGGCATCGACGCGGACCTCGCCTCGATAGCCGGCACGGCCCCCACCGCGGGCGATCGACTTGGAGACGATCGATGACTGCGTGTACGGCGCCATGTGGATCATCTTCGCACCGGCGTCCTGGTGCTGGCCGGGCCCGGCGAATGCGACGGACAGCGTCTCGCCCTTGGCGTGCTCGCCCATCAGGTAGATCGACGGGTACTTCATCGTCACCTTGGAGCCGATGTTGCCGTCGACCCACTCCATCGTGGCGCCCTCATGGGCGACCGCGCGCTTGGTGACGAGGTTGTAGACGTTGTTCGACCAGTTCTGGATCGTCGTGTAGCGAACGCGGGCGTTCTTCTTCACGATGATCTCCACGACCGCCGAGTGCAGCGAGTCCGACTTGTAGATCGGAGCCGTGCAGCCCTCGATGTAGTGGATGTAGCTGTCTTCGTCGGCGATGATCAGCGTGCGCTCGAACTGACCCATGTTCTCGGTGTTGATGCGGAAGTACGCCTGCAGCGGGATCTCGACGTGCACGCCCTTGGGGACGTACACGAAGGAACCGCCGGACCAGACCGCGGTGTTGAGAGCGGCGAACTTGTTGTCGCCGGCCGGGATGACGGTTCCGAAGTACTCTTCGAAGAACTCCGGGTGCTCGCGAAGCGCGGTGTCGGTGTCCATGAAGATGACGCCCTGTGCTTCCAGGTCCTCGCGGATCTGGTGGTACACCACCTCGGACTCGTACTGCGCGGCGACTCCGGCGACGAGGCGCTGGCGCTCAGCCTCCGGGATGCCGAGACGCTCGTACGTCTCGCGGATCTCGACCGGAAGGTCTTCCCACGACTGCGCCTGCTTCTCCGTGGAGCGCACGAAGTACTTGATGTTGTCGAAGTCGATGTCACTGAGGTCTGCACCCCAGGTCGGCATCGGTTTGCGCCCGAACAGCGACAAACCCTTCAGGCGGGTCTTCAGCATCCACTCGGGTTCGTTCTTGAGCCCGGAGATGCCGCGAACGACGTCCTCGGACAGGCCGCGTTTCGCGATCGCGCCGGCGGCGTCTTCATCGTGCCAGCCGAATTCATACACCCCCAGACCATCGAGTTCTGGGCGGTCGATCAGCACATCCGACATCACACTCTCCTTGTCAGGCCTCAACGGTGTCATCCGCCCCGACACCTCATGGCCCCGTAAGAGTTCGCGGGTATGGGTGCCGCTGGTGGGCCTCATCACGGACGCATTCTTCGCGCCTAAACTGTTGGTGATGCACCTCGCGCTTTTCGCAGGCATCGCAACAATCCGATTCTACAGGTTCCCCCTGATAAACGGGCCGCGCCCGTACGCTCGGGCGCGGGCCGGAGGACATATGCCCGAGACCACCGCCCTCGCAGACGCCGCTTCCCACGACGGTCACCGGGGTCCCCGGCCCGCCGCATTCGGTCGACCGCTGCGAGTGCTGGCCTGGCTGTCGTTCATCGCAGAGGTCATCATCATCGGCACCGGCGGAGCCGTGCGCCTGACCGGTTCCGGACTCGGCTGTTCGGAATGGCCGCTGTGCACACCGGAATCCCTGGTGCCCATCTACGAGGTCCAGGGCATCCACGGACTCATCGAGTTCGGCAACCGCACGATGACCGGGGTCGTCGGACTTCTCGCACTCGCCGTGCTCTTGCTGACGCTGCACGCAATCGGCGGTCGTCGCCTCGTCATGCGGGCGGTGTGGTTCGCCGTGGGCGGTGTCGTCGCCGCGGTCATCGCCTATCTCGTGACCGCCCCCTTCGGGCTGCCCGCGTTCGGCTTCGCCTCAGGTGCGCTGTTGATCGCCGTGGTCGTCGCCGCCGTGGATTCGCTTCGGCTGACGACGCAGCGGCGGGATCTCTCCGCACTGGCGTGGATCGTGCTCGCCGGCGTCATGGCGCAGGCAGTGGTCGGCGGCCTTGCG
The DNA window shown above is from Microbacterium murale and carries:
- a CDS encoding COX15/CtaA family protein, whose protein sequence is MPETTALADAASHDGHRGPRPAAFGRPLRVLAWLSFIAEVIIIGTGGAVRLTGSGLGCSEWPLCTPESLVPIYEVQGIHGLIEFGNRTMTGVVGLLALAVLLLTLHAIGGRRLVMRAVWFAVGGVVAAVIAYLVTAPFGLPAFGFASGALLIAVVVAAVDSLRLTTQRRDLSALAWIVLAGVMAQAVVGGLAVLSDLNPFIVGFHYTSSLLLVCVTAAYLVRLHESGAPRERVVPKWFAIGSHVTGLALAVTIFFGVLTTGSGPHSGDANVIRDGFDATILAHVHSWPGYILAALVAALTISAWVLRLEPRRWLLVLALAILVQVGVGIWQAREGLPELLVGIHMVLASLSAAAYTVVVLRLKRPVE
- the sufB gene encoding Fe-S cluster assembly protein SufB, with amino-acid sequence MSDVLIDRPELDGLGVYEFGWHDEDAAGAIAKRGLSEDVVRGISGLKNEPEWMLKTRLKGLSLFGRKPMPTWGADLSDIDFDNIKYFVRSTEKQAQSWEDLPVEIRETYERLGIPEAERQRLVAGVAAQYESEVVYHQIREDLEAQGVIFMDTDTALREHPEFFEEYFGTVIPAGDNKFAALNTAVWSGGSFVYVPKGVHVEIPLQAYFRINTENMGQFERTLIIADEDSYIHYIEGCTAPIYKSDSLHSAVVEIIVKKNARVRYTTIQNWSNNVYNLVTKRAVAHEGATMEWVDGNIGSKVTMKYPSIYLMGEHAKGETLSVAFAGPGQHQDAGAKMIHMAPYTQSSIVSKSIARGGGRAGYRGEVRVDANAHHSANTVRCDALLVDTKSRSDTYPAIDIRVDDVQLGHEATVSKVSEEQLFYLQSRGMPEDEAMAMIVRGFIEPIARELPMEYAMELNKLIEMGMEGSVG